The Biomphalaria glabrata chromosome 6, xgBioGlab47.1, whole genome shotgun sequence genomic interval taaaaaaggaatgatatcttgatttagatctaatctagatttttttaaactagatctagatatttattaCAGTAGGccctagatatatctagatctggatttatattctaattaaaattattttagagtctagatctagaatttctagatctagtttagactaaaatagactagattaagatgtagaatttcaatttctaaacttaaagtgtaaaaaaaaagtgtagattttcatttccaaacgttttgatcaatattgtaatgttttaatatactaaaactaatctactatttttttattaaatttaaatttacggcaaatgaatctttgaaacattattacttttgaccatcggatggctgcctggtcgtgcggtttgcgcgctggactgtcgttcagatttatggatggcccagggttcaaaccctgcccgctcccatcccccgtcgtcctgcgggaggtttggactaggaagtaattatcttcaactctgaaggaacatccgaaacgtgtaaaacattttacatcaaaattaaatcacctcttgaatattatttgcgaatatgcagatccgacagggatccgacttcgacgggggccgcctctgagtttgtgtaacacaaactctctttgtaatcttgtttttttttatattgatgaggtattttttagcatcaaaccactctgaaggagggtttaaactcaaaactccttttttatagcattttgagtgcgtaatttgcttttttcatACATTGacgatgtatttttttagcttcaaaccccgcttgcggagggtttaaactcaaaacccttttggctaatactctcatagatttctgagtttgtaattttcttttttttttttatattgtagaggtattttttagattcaaactccactggaggggcatttaaactcaaaccccctttgaatacactcataacatgttgagtgtataatttgctttgtttttaatattaaagaggtatttttagcctcaaaccccgctgaaggggggtttaaattcaaaagtgagtcaaaacccatttagctacgctcaaaaaattttgagtgcgtaatttgcgtttttttatacTGGGtattgaagaagtatttgttagattcaaaccctactgaagagggggtggggggttaactcaaaacccctttggctacgctaatagaattttaagtgtgtaattttctttttttatattgaagagggggtttatcgtaaattttggagaggctttaaaaatcaaaatcttgcTTAACTGTGCACGTGAAATTTGGGGGCTTaaattgtcgtttgcattttgtttttgttttgtgttatagaagaggggaatttaaatgcgaaaacccctggtagggggggtttaaactcgaacccccctggtagggggttttaaactcaaaacccccatggtaggggttttaactcaataacccctggtagggggttttaaactcaaaacctcttttgctgtgctagggcaagtgatagtttaaattagtattaaaatctcacctaaaaaaaaacaaaatcaaagcaaaaaatcagtcactaaattccggggggggggggggacgttctggctacgcccatggcagTAGCGtaatgtttaatgtaaaaaaaaaaaaaaggacattcaTTAAGGAACCCCCATCAAGTGAGGGCCCAAAGGGACTTTCGCATTTGGGCACGGCTCCTCCCCTATTATATGCCACTGTCGGTAGGTCTGTACACCAAATTTACAGAAAGCCGAAAAATTATCATCGCATTATTATAGgaccaaacaaaaagaaatagtttGACTAATGTTTTGACAGGTTAAAGACGCTTCTTCATAATATGCCTATACCTATGCTTGTGATGCTAGAGTTTAATACTAAACATATCGTAGTAGTCATTATAATTTACACTTCGGAAACTTACGgtaaattgttattgtctaaAATAACCGCAACAGGTAACTCGCaggtaacacttttttttattgtttacctGTATTAGTGTATTCGAAAATGGCTTCTCAGGCTTTGTTGTTTTCAAGTATTTCCTGTTTATTTTTCCTAGCGAAAGGTTAGATTATATTCACATGTTTAAATACTGAGCTGTTACACTGTATCACTATACTATTACTATACACAGTAGCAATAGTCTTCATAAAAAAGTTCATTAGTAGCCTAGGCCTAGCGCTGCTAAATAATAGACCTGAAAAACTACCTAGGGGCCTTCGATGGAAATGGAAAGTTCAAAGTTTTACCTTTAAATcgagtattagatctagtataatcataataaatattttatattgaaatagatctactagtagtactaatagtctatatttatattatataattatatcatCATAGCACAAAGTTGACAGGTCCCTTGAGAAAGTTGAGAGATCTAGAGTAGGCCCTAGACTGCCTAGGGCCTAGAGCTATCATTCTTGACTCTAGTTACTTTACTTGACTTGTTATTAAATTCTCCTAGTCCTAGTTAGTAGGtatagtattagatctatatctagaatgttAATTATTGGCAGATTCTAACCAGTCAGTCAAGACCAATGTGAATTTGGTGTAGATTGTTGATCTTTattatcattaaattaaataaatatcatttaattactagatatctagatctagctctaagtGAATTTCATCAGACTCGACTTGGTATGTTTCAAATGCttcagaaatttttttaaataattatatatattagactGGATCTAACCTAAAACTTCAACTGGTTGGCAGGCTTGGTAGTGAACAGTGTTTAAATTCAAGACCGTCCTTGTAATAATATAACTTAAAAAATTGCACTCATCAAagtaaaagcaattttttttgttgtttttttttgtggttatcAGTTAAATTATGACTATTACATAGGATAGGCCTCCTGTCATTTGATAGAGCCCTCCATTAAGACCATTTTTTAGACATCCAACAATAAAGAAAGCCTTTTCATTAACCACAATAGCCCATAACTTTTCAAATTAATAGTTCTCAAATCATAAGAATGTCAAGCCAACTGATATCCAGTCTTTGCTTGCATACAGCAAagtatggctccttctgtctcgaaAGAGAAGCACCGGTTTTAGCTCTTTATTTGCATATAATTCTACAAAATACCAATATATTTGGCATAAAGCCTAACCATTTATTAAACACCCtgtccatatttgttttaaaatcaatatagaaatatagacacTATAATGATTAGTAATTATAAGGTAGTCTctgcataattaaaaaaaacaaacttatctCTATTTTAGGAGATTTTGTTATACAGAGTGATAAGCAGTGTGGGTCTTACTTTAAACCTGTTGAAGAAAGAGTTTTGGATTTGGATGAGTTTGATGTCTTCTCCCACAGTGGACGTCAGTACTATGCTCCAGGCATGGATTGTATACTGACTATTATTGGAAAGACTTACAATCAATGGGAGATCACTGTGACTCAACTAAATATTGATAAGTACAAAGACACATGCAGAGAACAAAGAGCACCTTGCTGTAAtgactttttgaaaatatttaacagTAAGTATAAATTGTTGGTGGAAACAGAATAAAGCTTATAACTTGCTTACATATTGTCCATTAAAGAATTATGTTCTTGGCAACTTGAtcctgttataatttttttttagattcgtACATCTAGAAATATTGCTAACAGAGAGTAAGGGGGAGGTCAAAGAGTTCAAATCTCATCTTTCACTAAGTtactgatatatttttttcaaaagaattaGTAAAATAAGGTGGTTAAAGCCAAAATGATTATTTATTGGAATTCTTCTAATACAAGAGTCTGTGCTAAAATTTAACAACAAGAACTCTTTTAAAAGaagattataaaagaaaaataaaacagcatGTAGCCCCTTTTAAGTAACTCTAACATGAATGAGTTTACTTAAATACACTTTGACTTGatactatctctctctctatctatctcactctctctgtctttctctctctctctctctctctttctatatatatatatatatatatatatatatatatatatatatatatatataggaagagaaagaaatgattGAAGATATTTGGTACATTGCCAATACATaaacttatatttttattttattagctctaaactaaaaaactttattaaagcatttattaaagtatttattgtaataatttgttCAGAACAAATCTTAAcatacttattttatttatggcCAGGTTATCGTGTGGACAATGCCAGATTGTTTCCATCCATACCTTGGAGAGGTCTATGTGGAACAGAACTACCTAGGCAATCAACATACACATCTACTCAAAACTACATTACCATTCAATTCAATGCCAATCCAGTCGATGATTATATGACAGGATTTGTTTTACACCTTCGTCAGTATCCAAGACGAAGTTCAGGAAGTGATTTTTCTCAAACTGGTTATATTGGAGGTACCCCCACAAATTATTTCTAGAAAGCTCAAAGTCTTTAATATTATATGACGTAATAAtctctatgtaaaaaaaaatgtttataaattaaaagctgattttttaaataaataaattatagtctTTAGGATATCAGTGGTATCATTGGTGCATctagctcctttttttttttaaaactaatctgTCTAAATCTTtcaggtttttgttttgtaatattCATTCTACCATATTATgacaaaaaatgtacatttcaaatattttgactttaaaaaaagataactgtAGAGTATGACCCTTTTTTTTAGGCTGGAATGATGGCAGCCTTCTAGAACTACAGATAGACTGGTCTAATCAAGAACAAGTGCCTGGTGATTATAAACCTGGTCAGGATCCAACATTTGAGTATGATCCCAAAGGCATTGCTTGCTATGAATGTATTGGCTGTAAGAGGGATTATTTTAGAACTTCAGACATTGGAGTTGCTCTCAGAAGTGGATGTTACGTTTGCACTAAAGAGTGGTTGCAAGGTAAATATTTTTCTGAATTCTACATGAAGAGGAGTGTTTGGGTGCTTGACTGctgactacaaaaaaaaaaaaaaagctgaatcaTATTCTTGTCATATACATATGTGGTCCTATATCTCATCTAACTTGTTAGTGACAGAAACTATATTAGATCTCCACTACAAACGTTTCAGTATAAAGGAAAGACAGGTACAGAAGACTTTaatagaaccccccccccccccagtggacaacagctttgtctgcatcagatgtaaaaaaaatttgaaggtTGCAAATGGGTTTTTATAGTCATGTAAAATTTTacactcatctttaatctttggaattgaagacattgccttTAATGAAGAAACATATCCTTTTACAAACTGTAAAATTGTTTTGGGAAATTGCGCAATCTCCCTACAAAAGCAAAAAATGTGTGCAAGTTTTCAGTAAAAAGTGAACTTGAATTTTTGTATAGTGACTGTGAATGAtaactaaaaacaaattaactatAATCTGAAAAGTGTCATAAAGACATGCTTAcaagtagattttaaaatttaaccatttttcttttaagtggTTGTCAGAACACAACTATCTGTTACATAACTCatcaaaatgttaaaataaattgtagaaaataataaaaaagcaatACATCAAAGAGAAAttctatcattaaaaaaaatacaataattttttaatgtcatttctttttttaatatataaagcatttgttacaattttgaaaaacaaattatattgaTCTACATATAATCAAAGATAGATTTTTACTAttatcactaaaaaaaatcccACACACATCAACCATGTCAAATAAACAGGAAAAAAGTTTGGCCTTGAATTTAAAATATCTATCAAGTATTTATAACAAGTATGACTATATCAATGAAATCTGTAAAGCATTAGCATCAACAATTACAGTTGAGAAATCAAAATATCATTACCCTGTGCACTCATTTTTTCTTAACACTGGtcatagaatctatatattctCAGAATCTTTTAcaggttttctttttaattatgttaataaatcattaatattgttttatagaGTTTTCATAAACTAGAAGCCAAAATGACTAAAGTTGTTTTCCTATTTTATAGGTAATGCTCAAGCCACAAGACAATGTCTTTCAAAAAACACTTATCTAGAAAAATTGAGAACTCTTATGGGTAAGTTCAAGCGAATTCtgttaactattattaatttctATATATGTTTTGGTCAAAGCTCAATATCCAGCTCAATCAAAAGTTGTCTAAGACACattcaaaaacatatttaactttaatctgtaaaaaaaaaaagattaacttTATTTTGCCTTTCTTAAAAATATATCATTCTACAAACTCTCTCATATTCTAAATGTAGATACTTCTGGTGGGAACTCTGTCAGTGACTTCAGAGGATGCAAGACTTTCTTGAGAGGTGTGCAAGGCTCTACATACATCAGTGTGTGCGTCTGTGACACAGGCAAATGCAACAAAGGACTAACATTGAAATCAAACCCTTTAACTTTAATGATGCTTCCTTTGGTTGCACTATTTATAGCTGTAAAATACTTTTCTTAATATGACATAGCAATTATAGGCTATTCGTTTATTGAGATATGTTctcatttgaaattaaactgagtGTATGGGTTTGCATGCattgctattgtttttttttaatcacttgcAATTAACTTTAACAAGTAGTCTATGTATTATTATGTCTTTGAATGTTGTAATACACTGGTGGAGAAGAATTTATCAACCATGTGCCAAAGTAGAATTACTGTGTGAATATTTATTACTACTCTTGTAATGTTGTTAGATCTACATCCAGAACAAAAAATCCACATTTTTTACCCATCACTATGGTGTACATGGTAAAGGTTGCCACTATGGTGTACATGGTAAAGGTTGCTTAAAATATCTTATTTTACTCAAAAGTGTCCACTAATGCGTATCTGCCTTGTGCACTGCTGTAGAAAATACTGTATATACTTTTGTTCAAaactgtaaatatatatatatatatttgtaagtcAGTTACTGAATCATTCTAATCATATGTGTTAATTAATGCTTAGTCTCAGAAGGTTGTGCTAGTGCTGACTGATGGTTCAATAAGTAACACAGAATTGATTATTTTCTATATGGCACAGTACATAATAATTGATTCACAAATGCTATATAATTAAATGAAGCAAAACATactagaggggaaaaaaaacttggatAGCACAATTTTAGGGTCatgatgtttgttttgtaaaatttgtattgTGATTGAGTGGTTAGATGACTGAAACTTGAATCCTGTTGAAGGGTggaatttttatttctgtactcTAATGATTATCTGACTTTCAATGTTGATTCCTGATCAGCATTTCTCTCAACTCAAAATTGGTTTTGTAGTTTATATCAATGATCAGCATTTCTCTCAACTCAAAATTGGTTTTGTGGTTTATAtcagtgaggaattgtaaaatgGTTGTTGCTACCAATGTGGCAAAATAAAGTTGCAGCTTAATTACAGTGACTACcatttcatttgtaaaaattgttttgataTCACAAAATatagtttctattatactttttgctgttgttttttaaccatTCCTCAACTTTTGGCTACATGACAATTTTTAACACATCCCTAACTAGATTACAAAATTGtactataagaaaaaaataactatttatttttaattagagaTATGGCActcaaggtttaaaaaaaaaaaatagtgataaCAAAACTGGGGTATTGTGACATAATGGTCCATGGAACATGTGATATTAAGTTGACCAGTATAGGAGGTGTCATATAAGCAGCATAATGTCCAATCACCTTTaagaattttaaagaaaaacaattcaatcctatttattttattttacaacttGTATCTCTATAACTAAAGGTATTtatatgtagaaaaaaatttttattttcctcTGTAATATAAGTTTATTAGAAACATTCCATTGCAAACTTTTTGCATCTTgctgtgtatatatttgtaaatattttcaaatacaattaATGTACACAGGTCAGATATGCTACTAGTGTATGAGTTGTTTGACCATATGAAAATGATATGTACATGTCGTATATACCATCAGTAGCAACATCGAATTCGCCTTGTCCATTTTATGTacaaaagtgtgttttttttggcAAAGTTTGGAAAAGTCAatgaatcttcttttttttttttttttggaaggggtATTTCTAAAGgtgtttaaatatttacaaagaAATATAATATACATCCAAAATTTGAACTATTTAGTTATACATTAAAATGGCTAGACAATTATTAGCCTTTAATTTTTGTTCCCCTTTGTTTCATATACGcgtattatttttgtttgttctctccctcATCCCATATTCAAACAATATATGTTGGAGCTGGCAgctatttaactctttatcagTCTATTGTTTTGCTtgagatttttacaaagcttatataactcactctgtttggtaagaagtttgtaggcctacacataatttctcccacgcccaatCTCTGATTAAGCTAcaattttgtaaattattttttttacctgacacaaaaatcaatttaaaaaaataaaccaaaaaaaaattaaatattgataattatttattttctttggtatctagaacaagggaaagaaatcctacttgacagatgtggtggtataagttgaataagtCCCCTTGAGGTGACTTGAGCCttgagtttacatttttttcatgcatttgaaaaaaatgactattaaacattcaccaagataccggccttcttccctccccctttcataactggtccagacaattgATAGGGTCAgagcatattgagaaagctgcaagctaaaaaaaaacaattggtacaaatatttttaatcgcacagatttattacgTCTAGGTCAATCATGCATATAATTAGATAACTGgaccaaactaattgatacaattacacttaaataagctttggtttttttttaaagtattttttaaaatgtttttcttatttgttgCTGTTTCAAGAGTTAGCAGCAGACTAAGGTAATTGAAAATATTGCAAACTCATGCTTATCTTACAGGTGAAGTCTCTTAATTTAGAAACATTTCACAACAAAAGATAAAATTACAAGTTATGCTAGACACTTTGAAAactcaaatatatatatctatatatttatacacagtgctttttgtaaacaaataggtgccggtactcagtgatcaATTGCCTAACTTGTAActactaatatattaataataaacgttaaaatacaagaaaagtaatattttttccccacattgaaaaaggtgtcTACGCactgtcacaaaaaaagccatatatatatgtctcatacaatataattgattaatttacaatatttataacTCAAATCAACATAAGTGACTAGATTTGTCAACAAATTTGTAGGAGATTATTATAGGCTTCTTTGATAAAAGAGACATTTATTAAATACTTCTATTTGGGGATGCTGTAGTGTGATTAGAGAAAGTAAAAGttttcacataaaaaaattgaatgttcATACAATGCAATTATCATAAAATTGGAAATATCTGTATGCCAGATTTAAAACATGTAAATGACATGTATAATATAAAGTGCAGCtattttatgttaattttttgtaACTGAAATGTATTGAAGTATTTGTAGCAATTGTAAATcgagaataatttttttttttaaataataaacttcaACTTAATGAAATTCACATTTGGATTTCAATAATTGTTTTTCCTATGTTGCTTTTAATCGTTGAGAACCTTGTGGTTGTGAAAACATATTCTATATCATATGGTAAGTGTAGAGATACTTCTTGGATTGCTGAGCTATTTACAGAGTTTACCATTTTTATACTTGCTGTCAATTTTTATCTAAATTGTATAATAGTGCATCAAGTTGAGCCAGCCAGATTATCTTTAAAATCATAAGATGgctttttgtatttcttgtaaATCTCCAACCATATTCCTGCTAGTAGTTGTATTCATGGCCTGTTTTCAAGCAACGTGAATGTCGCAaagtagtgaaaaaaaaaattctactttaTTTTTCGTAATTTTGCCAGGAGGCGAACATATTCAAAATGGCTAATACTGATACTCGAGCTGGTCAgctgctgtggctgagtggtaaagcgcttgtcttcccGAATCTGGTGTCAAATCCTAGTGAATACTGGGGTTTTCAATTTCGGGTTCCTTGGGGGCTtcgtagtccagccagctctaattggtacctgacatttgttggggaacaataaaggcggttgatcgttgtgctggccacgacaCACTCGTTAAacatgagccacagaaacagatgacctttgcagtATCTGCCCTACTGATAGCAAGTGGAACGTTTTGATACTCCCTAATAAGATAAATGCAGTATAATTGCTGGTTCCCCTGGACCCATAGATAGAGCTCTAGGCTTTAAtgacaaatgtttttttagaCTAATTCAATCATCTTAGGCGTGACAGTCCCGCTTTAGACCGTCTGTTACTCTTTTTATTCCTTCGGACGGCCAATGTCCCGCTTTCATCAAAAAAAGTCGATCAATGtttagcttttattttaaaatctttcttaatcttttgacaaaaacttaaaaagtaggcctaccgcCTTGCGGTGTTTTCTTCCTGATCCATAGTTCCTGCTAACTGCTGAGCAGACTCTCGTGTTAAGAACATGGGTAGTGTTTTTACTTTGCGGTATCCTGCCTTCTTCTCATAAAATGACTCCGGCACGTTTTCTTTTGACTTTTAGCGTgtgtaacggatgcatgtgtaagtcagatgtagctgaagtatttctaaagaTGATTATTTAGATTCGATTAAGTGCGTGCGTACCTTGTTTGATGTATTTCAATCGCGAGTTCTTGGAAAACATGCACACGTCACAAATATAGATAAGGTACTAACAGGAACAcaatgaccaagttgactcaaggtgaacttcaaacaaacgtttattacagaatgggccacagtctagtctgtcactataAAACGATGTTATCCCCTCAAAAGTCTAGAGGTAACTGATTCCTAAAAGTCAATCTTAACCTCTaaccccaaagtctatgtcgtcattCTAAAATATACGTTCACTGTCGTTCCGCATGTTTCTTGCTGATTCTGTTAATGACTCTCAGCATACAGTATTCCTTCGCTTGGTTTTCATTTCTGTTTAATTCGATGAATGTCTAAGAAAAtcggaaaaatcttggaagacaacagccacccgtTCCATTCtaactacgtcaagtcgtcccccccccccccaaaaaaaaaatatagcctatgtatgtacgtgtgtgtgttcataattaattaattaatctttattacatcctGACCCTTGTTaattcattctttcggaagacgtttattgtgccctagagttagagaaaaattgttgactccccgccTTTGCCAGCAAGGGAGTCTGGAGGAAGCGCTGCAAGCTCTCCCAGCAGCGTTCGGGGCGGAGtaccgccgccaagcactatttccggtattgaaagccaacaaaatgcatattctgaggtatctacagtgcattatcctgctattaaaaaagttttattttaaaaaaacacctaatgtgctattcttactgacttagaccttcccgcgccgttcggcgcatttggcggcaagctgtttccgcaaaaatctgtcactggcaatatctgaagcctcttcccacctgctctaagcacctccatgaaagtgtggcgccaagttgtactaggatgtcatcgcaactcttcattttgtcggagaacatgtcccttaaacctcatgcgacgctctttcacaaccttactaaggggtcgactcccagttcggcataggatttgcttgattgagacccgatctctataactgactcctaaaatctgtcttagccatctttgttgagccacatttaagctttttcaatttcggcagatgactaatcactgcactttattaatggagcccagccagtGGTAGAAATGTGCAACCTCTCttaactacgctcttggaattaagtgactgtagtttgctttagattttatatcgaaaatggaagttttatcgtcaaaatcatctgttgggggg includes:
- the LOC106064559 gene encoding uncharacterized protein LOC106064559; amino-acid sequence: MASQALLFSSISCLFFLAKGDFVIQSDKQCGSYFKPVEERVLDLDEFDVFSHSGRQYYAPGMDCILTIIGKTYNQWEITVTQLNIDKYKDTCREQRAPCCNDFLKIFNSYRVDNARLFPSIPWRGLCGTELPRQSTYTSTQNYITIQFNANPVDDYMTGFVLHLRQYPRRSSGSDFSQTGYIGGWNDGSLLELQIDWSNQEQVPGDYKPGQDPTFEYDPKGIACYECIGCKRDYFRTSDIGVALRSGCYVCTKEWLQGNAQATRQCLSKNTYLEKLRTLMDTSGGNSVSDFRGCKTFLRGVQGSTYISVCVCDTGKCNKGLTLKSNPLTLMMLPLVALFIAVKYFS